The Primulina eburnea isolate SZY01 chromosome 13, ASM2296580v1, whole genome shotgun sequence genome includes a region encoding these proteins:
- the LOC140808893 gene encoding uncharacterized protein — MDADRLNSPHTSAVVFEALGHQLQFSQDPNSKHLGTTVWDASMVLVKFLEKNCRKGRFSPSKLKGKHVIELGAGCGVAGFGMALLGCDLITTDQTEVLPLLMRNVERNTSRILQMNSDSDSFGSIEVAELNWGDADHIRAVDPPFDYIIGTDVVYAEHLLEPLLQTLLLLSGPRTTILLGYELRSTNVHDRMLDLWKTNFEVRPVPKAKMHGDYQHPSIQLFIMNLKVSNWVSRGIDNHLEGEKSGAIILGPEEDDDCSAAVNKVDDSSGRI; from the exons ATGGATGCGGACAG GTTAAATTCTCCTCACACATCAGCTGTTGTATTTGAAGCCCTCGGCCATCAGCTTCAATTTTCACAG GATCCCAACTCCAAGCATTTAGGGACTACTGTGTGGGACGCATCAATGGTCTTGGTCAAATTTCTG GAAAAAAATTGTAGAAAGGGAAGGTTTTCTCCATCTAAACTAAAAGGAAAACATGTAATCGAACTTGGAGCAGGCTGTGGAGTAGCTGGATTTG GTATGGCATTGCTCGGATGTGATTTGATTACAACTGACCAAACTGAAGTTTTGCCTTTGCTTATGAGAAACGTGGAGCGAAATACCTCAAGAATCCTACAAATGAATTCTGATTCAG ATTCATTTGGATCCATTGAGGTCGCCGAGCTTAACTGGGGTGATGCTGACCATATCAGGGCCGTCGATCCCCCATTTGACTACATAATTGGCACTGATGTT GTATATGCAGAGCACCTTTTGGAACCACTTTTGCAGACTCTACTTTTATTATCCGGACCCAGAACCACAATTTTG TTGGGTTATGAACTTCGTTCCACTAATGTCCATGATCGTATGCTTGACTTATGGAAGACAAATTTTGAAGTTCGTCCTGTTCCTAAAGCAAAG ATGCACGGTGACTACCAGCATCCGAGTATACAGCTGTTTATAATGAACCTGAAGGTTTCAAACTGGGTGAGCAGAGGAATTGATAATCATCTTGAAGGGGAAAAATCTGGAGCAATTATACTAGGGCCAGAGGAAGATGATGACTGTAGTGCTGCTGTTAACAAGGTTGATGACTCAAGTGGCCGAATCTAG
- the LOC140808892 gene encoding LOW QUALITY PROTEIN: alpha-L-fucosidase 1-like (The sequence of the model RefSeq protein was modified relative to this genomic sequence to represent the inferred CDS: deleted 1 base in 1 codon) translates to MKPAADFENQRTFAGQSVLSKHVLIILSITICFQESKSLVSKFVSSHPTPPPIPVLPIPTSRQISWQLSEMAMFFHFGPNTFTDSEWGTGHADPSVFNPTAFNATQWVAVAKDSGFSRVILTVKHHDGFCLWPSEYTDYSLKSSSWKNGTGDVVKELADAATVAGLELGLYLSPWDRHEPCYGKTLEYNEYYMGQMTELLTWYGDIKEIWLDGAKGEGEKDMQYFFDNWFSLIHQLQPQAIIFSDDGPDSRWIGDEAGAARTTCWSLFNRSAIKIGQAAIEDYLGEGDPQGPDWVPAECDVSIRAGWFWHASQAPKSALTLLDIYYTSVGRNCLFLLNVPPNSSGLISPEDIQVLQDFTEIRNSIFSHNLAKSSLVWASNTRGGCKCSTYGAQRVLEDGIFSYWAPDKAQSDWALFFDFEEDVTFNVLLIQEPIHMGQRVTEFHFNFMNEEGEWEEVTRGTTVGYKRLLLFPSVTCSHLKLEIVRSRGDPLISYVGFYVDPFSVVGYASLLSSRSRFNGSASL, encoded by the exons ATGAAACCAGCTgctgattttgaaaatcaaagaaCATTCGCAGGACAATCTGTTTTATCAAAACATGTTTTGATCATCCTCAGCATCACAATCTGTTTTCAAGAATCAAAATCTTTAGTTTCAAAATTTGTTTCCTCCCACCCGACACCCCCACCGATTCCAGTTCTTCCTATCCCAACCTCACGCCAGATCTCATGGCAGCTCTCAGAAATGGCGATGTTCTTCCACTTTGGACCAAACACTTTCACAGATTCGGAGTGGGGAACGGGCCACGCTGACCCTTCAGTTTTCAACCCTACTGCCTTCAATGCTACTCAGTGGGTTGCTGTGGCCAAAGACTCTGGCTTTTCGAGGGTTATCCTCACTGTAAAGCACCATGATGGGTTCTGTCTTTGGCCCTCTGAATATACGGATTATTCTCTGAAGTCTAGTTCTTGGAAGAATGGGACAGGGGATGTGGTGAAAGAGCTTGCCGACGCTGCAACAGTCGCTGGTTTAGAATTGGGGCTTTATCTTTCTCCTTGGGATAGACATGAACCTTGTTATGGAAAGACTCTGGAGTACAATGAGTATTACATGGGGCAGATGACTGAACTGCTCACTTG GTATGGTGACATAAAAGAAATTTGGTTGGATGGCGCAAAGGGTGAGGGAGAGAAGGACATGCAGTACTTTTTCGATAACTGGTTTAGTCTTATTCATCAGCTTCAGCCTCAGGCAATCATATTCTCTGACGATGGCCCGGATTCGAGGTGGATTGGGGATGAGGCTGGTGCTGCGAGGACTACTTGCTGGTCTCTTTTTAATCGCAGTGCCATAAAGATCGGCCAAGCTGCTATCGAGGA TTATTTGGGAGAGGGAGATCCACAAGGCCCTGACTGGGTACCTGCAGAGTGTGATGTCTCGATACGAGCTGGATGGTTTTGGCATGCATCACAAGCTCCAAAATCGGCACTCACTCTTCTAGATATCTATTATACCTCTGTGGGCAGAAACTGTCTCTTCTTACTGAATGTACCCCCAAATTCTTCAGGCCTTATATCCCCAGAAGACATCCAAGTCCTCCAAGACTTTACAGAGATTCGGAACTCCATATTCTCACATAATCTAGCAAAAAGTTCTCTGGTTTGGGCTAGCAACACAAGAGGTGGCTGT AAATGTTCTACATATGGCGCTCAGCGTGTTCTTGAAGATGGAATTTTTTCATACTGGGCTCCAGATAAAGCACAATCAGACTGGGCATTGTTCTTTGATTTTGAAGAAGATGTGACTTTTAATGTCTTGCTAATCCAAGAACCAATACATATGGGCCAAAGAGTGACGGAATTTCATTTTAATTTCATGAATGAAGAAGGGGAATGGGAGGAGGTCACAAGGGGCACGACTGTGGGATACAAAAGATTGCTATTGTTCCCGAGTGTCACATGCAGTCACTTGAAGCTTGAAATTGTTAGATCTCGGGGCGATCCATTGATATCTTATGTAGGTTTTTATGTGGATCCGTTTTCAGTTGTTGGGTATGCCTCGTTGCTTAGCTCTAGATCACGGTTCAACGGTAGTGCAAGTCTTTAG
- the LOC140810091 gene encoding alpha-L-fucosidase 1-like produces MKPAADFENQRTFAGQSVLSKHVLIILSITICFQESKSLVSKFVSSHPTPPPIPVLPIPTSRQISWQLSEMAMFFHFGPNTFTDSEWGTGHADPSVFNPTAFNATQWVAVAKDSGFSRVILTVKHHDGFCLWPSEYTDYSLKSSSWKNGTGDVVKELADAATVAGLELGLYLSPWDRHEPCYGKTLEYNEYYMGQMTELLTWYGDIKEIWLDGAKGEGEKDMQYFFDNWFSLIHQLQPQAIIFSDDGPDSRWIGDEAGAARTTCWSLFNRSAIKIGQAAIEDYLGEGDPQGPDWVPAECDVSIRAGWFWHASQAPKSALTLLDIYYTSVGRNCLFLLNVPPNSSGLISPEDIQVLQNKKLSDWEARRYGAMAARLLRYVTRQFHVMFMP; encoded by the exons ATGAAACCAGCTgctgattttgaaaatcaaagaaCATTCGCAGGACAATCTGTTTTATCAAAACATGTTTTGATCATCCTCAGCATCACAATCTGTTTTCAAGAATCAAAATCTTTAGTTTCAAAATTTGTTTCCTCCCACCCGACACCCCCACCGATTCCAGTTCTTCCTATCCCAACCTCACGCCAGATCTCATGGCAGCTCTCAGAAATGGCGATGTTCTTCCACTTTGGACCAAACACTTTCACAGATTCGGAGTGGGGAACGGGCCACGCTGACCCTTCAGTTTTCAACCCTACTGCCTTCAATGCTACTCAGTGGGTTGCTGTGGCCAAAGACTCTGGCTTTTCGAGGGTTATCCTCACTGTAAAGCACCATGATGGGTTCTGTCTTTGGCCCTCTGAATATACGGATTATTCTCTGAAGTCTAGTTCTTGGAAGAATGGGACAGGGGATGTGGTGAAAGAGCTTGCCGACGCTGCAACAGTCGCTGGTTTAGAATTGGGGCTTTATCTTTCTCCTTGGGATAGACATGAACCTTGTTATGGAAAGACTCTGGAGTACAATGAGTATTACATGGGGCAGATGACTGAACTGCTCACTTG GTATGGTGACATAAAAGAAATTTGGTTGGATGGCGCAAAGGGTGAGGGAGAGAAGGACATGCAGTACTTTTTCGATAACTGGTTTAGTCTTATTCATCAGCTTCAGCCTCAGGCAATCATATTCTCTGACGATGGCCCGGATTCGAGGTGGATTGGGGATGAGGCTGGTGCTGCGAGGACTACTTGCTGGTCTCTTTTTAATCGCAGTGCCATAAAGATCGGCCAAGCTGCTATCGAGGA TTATTTGGGAGAGGGAGATCCACAAGGCCCTGACTGGGTACCTGCAGAGTGTGATGTCTCGATACGAGCTGGATGGTTTTGGCATGCATCACAAGCTCCAAAATCGGCACTCACTCTTCTAGATATCTATTATACCTCTGTGGGCAGAAACTGTCTCTTCTTACTGAATGTACCCCCAAATTCTTCAGGCCTTATATCCCCAGAAGACATCCAAGTCCTCCAAAATAAGAAGCTTAGCGACTGGGAAGCTAGAAGATATGGGGCTATGGCTGCTCGTCTTCTTAGATATGTAACGAGGCAGTTTCATGTGATGTTTATGCCTTGA
- the LOC140809853 gene encoding myb-related protein 308-like, with protein sequence MGRAPCCDKANVKKGPWSPEEDAKLKDFIEKSGTCGNWIALPQKAGLKRCGKSCRLRWLNYLRPNIKHGEFSDEEDKIICTLYASIGSRWSVIAAQLPGRTDNDIKNYWNTKLKKKLIMGIVPSKSSTFSGTLQDLIPQSQSLRNLSHLLDYTSVYSTQVFKSLGNTVPIPAPQNNYSIDVPLPCTSQYSFNTNQQSQGGFVDFQCSSSVGNYIMISNAKDHFQQQMGCLQHPRFISNAELGEGQIPNFMLDHQHDQDQIIGALIRDQKGSEILENSEVYNDLEEVKPATSSNFLLNDEIHGREGMYYY encoded by the exons ATGGGAAGAGCTCCTTGCTGTGACAAAGCAAATGTGAAGAAGGGGCCATGGTCGCCTGAAGAAGATGCAAAACTCAAAGATTTCATCGAAAAATCTGGCACTTGTGGGAATTGGATTGCTCTTCCTCAAAAAGCTg GTCTGAAGAGATGTGGGAAGAGCTGTAGATTGAGGTGGCTGAACTATTTGAGGCCTAATATCAAACATGGTGAATTTTCTGATGAGGAAGATAAAATAATCTGCACTCTTTATGCCTCCATTGGAAGCAG GTGGTCAGTCATAGCGGCGCAATTACCGGGGAGAACCGATAATGATATCAAGAATTACTGGAACACCAAGCTAAAGAAGAAACTGATAATGGGAATTGTTCCATCAAAATCGTCAACATTTTCAGGAACCCTTCAAGATTTGATTCCTCAGTCTCAATCTTTGCGTAATCTGTCTCATTTGTTAGATTACACCTCAGTTTACAGTACTCAGGTTTTTAAATCTCTCGGAAACACTGTACCCATCCCAGCCCCACAAAATAATTACAGCATTGATGTTCCCTTGCCTTGTACAAGCCAGTATTCCTTTAATACTAATCAACAAAGCCAAGGGGGGTTTGTTGATTTCCAGTGTTCTTCATCCGTGGGAAATTATATCATGATCAGTAATGCTAAAGATCATTTCCAACAACAGATGGGTTGTCTTCAACATCCGAGATTCATCTCAAATGCTGAGTTGGGAGAAGGCCAAATCCCAAATTTCATGCTTGATCATCAGCATGATCAAGATCAAATTATTGGTGCATTAATTAGAGATCAAAAGGGAAGTGAGATTTTGGAAAACAGTGAAGTGTACAATGATCTTGAGGAAGTTAAGCCAGCGACCAGCAGCAACTTTTTGTTGAATGATGAAATTCATGGAAGAGAGGGTATGTACTACTACTGA
- the LOC140810605 gene encoding lactoylglutathione lyase-like, whose product MASSPLAAAVHRFHPTVRKLHTVPLPTLITLNLKVFSQPRISILTRAMASKESYSNNPGLHTALDEATKGYFLQQTMLRVKDPKVSLDFYSRIMGMSLLKRLDFPEMKFTLYFMGYEETSSAPSDPIERTAWTFGHKATLELTHNWGTETDPDFKGYHNGNSEPRGFGHIGITVDDVHKACKRFETLGVEFVKRPDDGKIKDIAFIKDPDGYWIEIFDTITIAKTTAAAAV is encoded by the exons ATGGCTTCATCGCCCCTCGCCGCCGCCGTCCACCGCTTTCACCCCACTGTACGCAAGCTGCACACAGTTCCACTTCCCACACTCATCACTCTCAATCTAAAG GTTTTTAGCCAACCCAGAATATCTATATTAACCAGGGCAATGGCGTCTAAGGAGTCATACTCCAACAACCCAGGTCTCCATACTGCTCTTGATGAGGCCACCAAAGGTTATTTCTTGCAGCAAACT ATGCTTCGTGTAAAGGACCCAAAAGTCAGTCTAGATTTCTACTCCCGAATAATGGGCATGTC ATTGCTTAAGAGGTTAGATTTTCCAGAGATGAAGTTTACCTTATACTTCATGGGGTATGAG GAAACATCATCAGCACCTAGTGATCCCATTGAACGAACTGCCTGGACCTTTGGCCATAAAGCTACACTTGAGCTGACACA TAACTGGGGTACTGAAACGGATCCTGATTTCAAGGGTTATCACAACGGAAACTCAGAACCTCGTGGTTTTG GACACATTGGTATCACGGTCGATGATGTGCACAAGGCATGCAAAAGATTTGAGACTTTGGGAGTGGAGTTTGTAAAAAGACCCGATGATG GAAAAATTAAGGATATAGCATTCATTAAGGATCCTGATGGCTACTGGATCGAAATATTTGACACTATAACTATTGCCAAGACGACTGCTGCAGCTGCTGTGTGA
- the LOC140809244 gene encoding heavy metal-associated isoprenylated plant protein 3, giving the protein MGEKKNTESKEGENKKNDNGGGKGNVTVVLKADLHCQGCASKIIKCIRSFDGVDTATIGGEGQKITVVGKVDPLKLREKVEQKTHKKIELISPVPKKEANNGDNKENNGGDNQKQEKKKESKDKNTKDKPDEKKSKEKEVPVTTAVLKVNLHCEGCIQKICKIVTKTKGYQDMKIDRQKELITVTGAMDMKALAEILKKNLKKNVEIVPAKKEGEKKESGGGDKKKGGGGGDGGEPAGGGGGEKKEGNKMQVQVGYPYPFMYGPGPAGDQFHYNPYPVGLVHAPQLFSDENPNACSVM; this is encoded by the exons ATGGGTGAG aagaagaacacGGAATCCAAAGAAGGAGAGAACAAGAAAAATGATAATGGAGGCGGCAAGGGCAATGTCACGGTGGTTTTGAAGGCTGATTTGCACTGTCAAGGATGCGCTTCCAAAATCATCAAGTGCATTCGCTCTTTTGATG GTGTTGATACTGCGACCATCGGCGGCGAGGGCCAGAAGATTACGGTGGTCGGAAAAGTAGATCCGCTGAAGCTCAGGGAGAAAGTGGAGCAAAAGACCCACAAAAAGATCGAATTAATCTCACCAGTGCCGAAGAAGGAGGCCAACAATGGCGACAACAAGGAGAATAATGGGGGTGACAATCAAAAACAAGAGAAAAAGAAAGAATCCAAAGACAAAAACACAAAGGATAAGCCTGATGAGAAAAAATCCAAGGAGAAGGAG GTTCCTGTTACGACGGCGGTGCTGAAGGTCAATCTACACTGTGAGGGGTGCATTCAGAAAATCTGCAAAATCGTCACTAAAACTAAGG gaTATCAGGATATGAAGATCGACAGGCAGAAGGAGCTCATAACGGTGACCGGCGCCATGGATATGAAGGCTCTAGCTGAGATACTGAAGAAGAATCTGAAGAAGAATGTTGAGATCGTACCGGCGAAGAAGGAAGGAGAGAAGAAAGAGAGTGGCGGCGGGGACAAGAAGAAGGGCGGTGGAGGAGGAGATGGAGGCGAGCCAGCGGGAGGCGGCGGCGGCGAGAAGAAAGAAGGGAACAAGATGCAGGTTCAGGTCGGATACCCGTACCCGTTTATGTACGGGCCGGGTCCAGCCGGGGATCAGTTTCATTACAACCCGTATCCAGTCGGGCTCGTCCATGCACCGCAACTGTTCAGCGATGAGAACCCTAATGCTTGTAGTGTCATGTGA